A region of Dioscorea cayenensis subsp. rotundata cultivar TDr96_F1 unplaced genomic scaffold, TDr96_F1_v2_PseudoChromosome.rev07_lg8_w22 25.fasta BLBR01002168.1, whole genome shotgun sequence DNA encodes the following proteins:
- the LOC120257520 gene encoding 30S ribosomal protein S21, chloroplastic-like, with the protein MPISLQSLLPFLPPEKPFPIVPSPPQTLSLNRNWTSQPARTLSISVDDRDAAMRTCFPALACANLLHFKSGYYNVEVAVGEDEPEEVLLRRFRRAVMKTGIIREFRRRMFFENAQAKKKRKSREAVLKNRNWSHKPKSPSRRKQKKLLRKASMKKSKEEDEEDNWELPEGELSY; encoded by the exons ATGCCCATCTCTCTCCAGAGTCTTCTCCCCTTCCTCCCACCCGAGAAACCTTTCCCCATCGTCCCTTCTCCTCCCCAAACCTTGTCTCTGAACCGGAATTGGACCTCCCAACCAGCGCGCACCCTCTCAATCTCCGTAGATGATAGGGATGCAGCGATGAGGACCTGCTTCCCTGCGTTGGCGTGTGCGAACTTGCTCCATTTCAAATCGGGGTACTACAACGTGGAAGTGGCTGTCGGAGAGGATGAGCCTGAGGAAGTCCTGTTGCGGAGGTTCCGCCGCGCGGTAATGAAGACCGGGATCATCCGAGAGTTCCGCCGCCGCATGTTCTTCGAGAACGCCCAGGCCAAGAAGAAGCGCAAGTCTCGCGAGGCCGTACTCAAGAATCGCAACTG GTCTCACAAGCCAAAGTCTCCCTCAAGACGCAAGCAGAAGAAGTTACTGAGGAAGGCATCAATGAAGAAGTCAAAAGAAGAGGACGAAGAAGACAATTGGGAACTTCCAGAAGGAGAACTTTCTTACTAA